In Leucobacter sp. CX169, a single genomic region encodes these proteins:
- a CDS encoding bifunctional proline dehydrogenase/L-glutamate gamma-semialdehyde dehydrogenase — protein sequence MTSSHAADTSPSALARPQDLADDAIALVRRWLAEAAAIPADASAARLAGVLRDPNGLDFTVGFVDGVVRPEDLKVAAKQLQQLVPLTPKFLPGALRGAIGLGGATAPVLPGVVVPIARRVLRQMVSHLIVDASDAKLGPAIAKIKRDGVRLNVNLLGEAILGEHEAERRLAGTHTLLARPDVDYVSIKVSSTVAPHNHWAFDEAVDKIEAHLVPLFERANQASPAKFINLDMEEYKDLDLTLAVFTRILDRPEFLELEAGIVLQAYLPDALGAMMHLQEWSAARVARGGGAIKVRVVKGANLPMELVDAAVHGWPAATWGTKQDSDTSYKAVLDYALHPERIGNVRVGVAGHNLFDVALAWRLAQARGVTDGIEFEMLLGMATGQAEAVRREVGSLLLYTPVVHPAEFDVAIAYLIRRLEEGASQENFMSAVFELNDSAALFEREKDRFLASLGALDAMAGSEGNRHAPRPNRVQDRRHFDEAGVERRVNARATEALAFENTPDTDPDLPGNRLWGRAIVGRMAGSQLGSGTVLGSRVESAEALGKIIERGIAAAADWQALGAAGRAEILHRAGERLEARRAELLEVMGAECGKTLDQGDPEVSEAIDFAHYYAGLGQRVERVDGARFEAKRLTAVIPPWNFPVAISAGGTLAALAAGSAVILKPATQAARSGAVMAEALWEAGVPREVLQFVQFADRELGSLLVGDPRLDRLILTGAYETAETFRGLRRDLPLLAETSGKNAIIVTPNADLDLAAKDVALSAFGHAGQKCSAASLVVLVGSAATSKRFRGQLLDAVRSLKVGTPEQIESQMGPVIAPPTGKLLRGLTTLSAGESWLIQPAPVASNSPLAAGPDGESKLWSPGVRDGVKRGSEYHLTEYFGPILGIMTAETLDEAIDIVNEIDYGLTSGLHSLDRDELDRWLSRIEAGNLYVNRGITGAIVQRQPFGGWKKSAIGAGTKAGGPNYLHGLGDWTDAPISAAPRSPRPTAGPLLSAAARAGVEGAELEWLRAALGSDANAWDEEFGTARDISALGVERNILRYLPVPVTIRVSADAPLHHAVRAVAAGLSAGAAPLVSAAFPLPQPVGEALASAGVTVAVEDAAAWASRARALAAQEGPHAGARVRVVAGAARASVVADTYAATGGKPDVAVYGGPVVSAGRVEMLPHLHEQAISITAHRFGTPNRLSEGVI from the coding sequence TTGACCTCCTCCCACGCAGCCGACACCAGCCCGAGCGCCCTGGCCCGCCCGCAGGATCTCGCGGACGACGCGATCGCGCTCGTGCGCCGCTGGCTCGCGGAGGCCGCGGCGATCCCGGCCGACGCCTCGGCCGCGCGCCTCGCGGGCGTGCTGCGCGACCCGAACGGGCTCGACTTCACGGTGGGCTTCGTCGACGGAGTGGTGCGGCCTGAGGACCTGAAGGTGGCGGCGAAGCAGCTGCAGCAGCTCGTGCCCCTGACTCCGAAGTTCTTGCCCGGCGCGCTGCGCGGCGCCATCGGCCTGGGTGGGGCGACTGCTCCCGTGCTGCCCGGCGTCGTCGTCCCGATCGCGCGGCGAGTGCTGCGCCAGATGGTCAGCCACCTGATCGTCGACGCGAGCGATGCCAAGCTCGGCCCGGCCATCGCGAAGATCAAGCGCGATGGCGTCCGGCTGAACGTCAATCTGCTGGGTGAGGCGATCCTGGGCGAGCACGAGGCCGAGCGTCGACTCGCCGGCACCCACACGCTACTGGCCCGCCCCGACGTCGACTACGTCTCGATCAAGGTCTCCTCGACGGTCGCGCCCCACAACCACTGGGCATTTGACGAGGCGGTGGACAAGATCGAGGCCCACCTCGTGCCCCTGTTCGAGCGCGCCAACCAGGCGAGCCCAGCGAAGTTCATCAACCTCGACATGGAGGAGTACAAGGACCTCGACCTCACCCTCGCGGTGTTCACGCGCATCCTGGACCGCCCGGAGTTCCTGGAGCTCGAGGCGGGCATCGTGCTGCAGGCCTACCTGCCCGACGCCCTCGGCGCGATGATGCACCTGCAGGAGTGGTCCGCCGCCCGAGTCGCCCGCGGCGGCGGTGCGATCAAGGTGCGTGTCGTGAAGGGCGCCAACCTCCCCATGGAGCTCGTCGACGCCGCCGTGCACGGCTGGCCCGCCGCGACCTGGGGCACGAAGCAGGACTCGGACACGAGCTACAAGGCCGTGCTCGACTACGCGCTGCACCCCGAGCGGATCGGCAATGTGCGGGTCGGCGTCGCGGGGCACAACCTGTTCGACGTGGCGCTCGCGTGGCGCCTCGCCCAGGCGCGCGGCGTCACCGACGGCATCGAGTTCGAGATGCTGCTTGGCATGGCGACGGGGCAGGCCGAGGCCGTCCGGCGCGAGGTCGGCTCGCTGCTGCTGTACACGCCCGTCGTGCACCCCGCCGAGTTCGACGTCGCGATCGCGTACCTGATCCGCCGACTCGAGGAGGGCGCAAGCCAGGAGAACTTCATGTCGGCGGTGTTCGAGCTCAACGACAGCGCGGCGCTGTTCGAGCGCGAGAAGGATCGCTTCCTCGCCTCCCTCGGGGCACTCGACGCGATGGCCGGCAGCGAGGGCAACCGCCACGCACCGCGCCCCAACCGCGTGCAGGATCGCCGCCACTTCGACGAGGCCGGCGTCGAGCGTCGTGTGAACGCCCGGGCCACCGAGGCGTTGGCCTTCGAGAACACGCCCGACACCGACCCCGACCTGCCCGGCAACCGGCTGTGGGGCCGCGCGATCGTCGGCCGCATGGCGGGCTCGCAGCTCGGATCCGGGACCGTCCTGGGCAGCCGGGTGGAAAGCGCTGAGGCACTCGGCAAGATCATCGAGCGGGGCATCGCGGCGGCCGCGGACTGGCAGGCGTTGGGCGCGGCCGGCCGCGCCGAGATCCTGCACCGCGCCGGCGAACGCCTCGAAGCGCGCCGCGCCGAGCTGCTCGAGGTGATGGGTGCCGAGTGCGGCAAAACCCTCGACCAGGGCGATCCCGAGGTGTCCGAGGCGATCGACTTCGCCCACTACTACGCGGGCCTGGGCCAGCGGGTCGAGCGGGTCGACGGCGCGCGCTTCGAGGCGAAGCGCCTCACCGCCGTCATCCCACCCTGGAACTTCCCCGTCGCGATCTCCGCGGGCGGCACGCTTGCCGCGCTCGCGGCAGGATCCGCCGTGATCCTGAAGCCGGCGACGCAGGCGGCCCGCTCAGGCGCAGTGATGGCGGAGGCGCTCTGGGAGGCGGGCGTGCCCCGCGAGGTGCTGCAGTTCGTGCAGTTCGCTGACCGGGAGCTCGGTTCACTTCTGGTGGGCGACCCGCGGCTGGACCGGTTGATCCTGACCGGCGCGTACGAGACCGCCGAGACGTTCCGTGGGCTGCGGCGAGACCTGCCGCTGCTCGCCGAAACGAGCGGCAAGAACGCGATCATCGTCACCCCGAACGCCGACCTCGACCTTGCGGCGAAGGACGTCGCCCTGTCGGCGTTCGGCCACGCCGGCCAGAAGTGCTCGGCGGCCTCGCTCGTCGTGCTTGTCGGTTCGGCCGCGACCTCGAAGCGGTTCCGCGGTCAGCTGCTGGACGCGGTGCGCTCGCTCAAGGTCGGGACCCCTGAGCAGATCGAGAGCCAGATGGGGCCGGTCATCGCGCCGCCCACGGGCAAGCTGCTGCGCGGGCTCACGACGCTCAGCGCGGGGGAGAGCTGGCTCATTCAGCCCGCCCCGGTCGCGAGTAACAGCCCGCTCGCGGCCGGGCCGGACGGGGAGAGCAAGCTCTGGAGTCCGGGTGTGCGGGACGGCGTCAAGCGCGGCTCCGAGTACCACCTCACCGAGTACTTCGGGCCGATCCTGGGCATCATGACGGCCGAAACGCTCGACGAGGCCATCGACATCGTGAACGAGATCGACTACGGCCTCACCAGCGGCCTGCACTCACTCGATCGCGATGAACTCGACCGCTGGCTGTCGCGCATCGAGGCGGGCAACCTGTACGTCAACCGCGGCATCACCGGCGCGATCGTGCAGCGCCAGCCCTTCGGGGGATGGAAGAAGTCGGCGATCGGCGCGGGGACGAAGGCCGGCGGCCCGAACTACCTGCACGGGCTCGGCGACTGGACGGACGCGCCGATCTCGGCCGCGCCGCGAAGCCCGCGCCCCACCGCGGGACCGCTGCTGTCCGCTGCGGCGCGCGCCGGCGTCGAGGGCGCCGAGCTTGAGTGGCTGCGCGCGGCCCTCGGCTCTGACGCGAACGCCTGGGACGAGGAGTTCGGCACGGCCCGTGACATCTCGGCGCTCGGGGTCGAGCGCAATATCCTGCGGTACCTGCCGGTGCCGGTCACGATTCGCGTCTCCGCCGACGCTCCGCTGCACCACGCGGTGCGCGCGGTGGCGGCAGGCCTTTCGGCTGGCGCCGCGCCGCTCGTGAGCGCGGCATTCCCGCTGCCCCAGCCCGTTGGCGAGGCGCTCGCATCGGCCGGGGTGACGGTCGCGGTGGAGGACGCCGCGGCCTGGGCATCCCGCGCCCGCGCATTGGCAGCCCAGGAGGGTCCGCACGCCGGGGCCCGTGTGCGCGTCGTCGCCGGCGCGGCCCGCGCCTCGGTGGTGGCCGACACCTACGCGGCCACGGGCGGCAAGCCCGACGTCGCGGTGTACGGCGGACCGGTCGTTTCGGCCGGTCGGGTGGAGATGCTGCCCCACCTCCACGAGCAGGCCATCTCGATCACCGCGCATCGCTTCGGCACGCCGAACCGGCTCTCGGAGGGCGTGATCTAG
- a CDS encoding LysR family transcriptional regulator codes for MIDLRQLEALRAVAQEGSVARAAKLLGWSHPTLDYHLHNLDRLVGEPTTVRGPRGTKLTAVGQLLLERGGEILTLASLALSDARELTQMGRVRLRVGMFPTAAAMLLPATVARLSSVDIKVDTVLNELGPLVNAVNQREVDAALVYSIPGHRLSLRADVHTVEVMRDPMHLALPASHPLAGRSSLDRATLLSLYDEPWLLGAANDDPIDRVITDAFAAAGHRIKPVIRTDDFQVMLGMIAAGVVIGLVPQLAMRTHHSGISFVPIDDPSFTRTILLATPRPSVATAPSAAMKHLVAALRHAIQATD; via the coding sequence ATGATCGATCTCCGCCAGCTCGAGGCGCTGCGCGCCGTCGCGCAGGAGGGCTCGGTGGCGCGCGCCGCGAAGCTGCTCGGGTGGAGCCACCCGACCCTCGACTATCACCTGCATAACCTCGACCGCCTCGTCGGCGAGCCGACAACGGTGCGCGGCCCCCGAGGAACCAAGCTGACGGCGGTCGGACAGCTGCTGCTCGAACGCGGCGGCGAGATCCTGACGCTTGCGAGTCTCGCCCTGTCCGATGCACGCGAACTCACCCAGATGGGGCGGGTGCGTCTGCGCGTCGGCATGTTCCCCACGGCCGCCGCCATGCTGCTGCCGGCGACCGTGGCGCGGCTCTCGAGCGTCGATATCAAAGTGGACACTGTGCTCAACGAGCTCGGCCCGCTGGTCAACGCCGTGAACCAGCGCGAGGTGGACGCGGCCCTCGTGTACTCCATCCCCGGCCACCGCCTCTCGCTCCGAGCGGACGTCCACACCGTCGAGGTGATGCGCGACCCGATGCACCTGGCGCTCCCCGCTTCCCACCCCCTCGCGGGGCGGTCGAGCCTCGACCGCGCCACGCTGCTCAGCCTGTACGACGAACCCTGGCTGCTGGGCGCCGCGAACGACGACCCGATCGACCGCGTCATCACCGACGCCTTCGCGGCGGCCGGGCACCGCATCAAGCCCGTCATCCGCACCGACGACTTCCAGGTCATGCTGGGCATGATCGCCGCAGGCGTGGTCATCGGCCTGGTGCCGCAGCTCGCGATGCGGACCCACCACTCGGGAATCTCGTTCGTGCCGATCGACGACCCCTCGTTCACGCGCACGATCCTGCTCGCGACCCCGCGCCCCTCCGTGGCGACGGCGCCGTCCGCGGCCATGAAGCATCTCGTGGCGGCCCTTCGGCACGCGATCCAGGCCACGGACTGA
- a CDS encoding amino acid permease, producing the protein MTTVREQLFRVKPVPKELSESESGLKRSIGLFQLTLIGVGGTIGTGIFFILSEAVPIAGPAVIWSFVIAGIVAGLSVLCYAELASSVPVSGSSYSYAYSTLGEMPAMAVAACLLLEYGVSTAAVAVGWSQYVNQLINNLFGFELPHALSYAPEEGGIINLPAILLIAMCAILLIRGTTESAVTNTIMVLIKVSVLFFFAAIAFTGWQVDNFANFAPLGFAGVMAGSGIIFFSFVGLDAVATAGDEAKNPRRNLPIALISALVIVIVVYVIVAMAALGAQPSADFEGQSAGLSVILENLLGASWPGTVVAAGAVISIFSVTLVVLYGQTRILFAMSRDGMAPKIFQKVNPRTMTPVANTVIVSAIVAVLAGVLPINFLAEMTSIGTLAAFLVVSIAVMVLRRREPNLERKFRVPFYPVVPILSILGCLWIIKDLRPITIIVFAIWTALVLVWYFFTGRKNSTLGKQLEQDRAVEALRASNHSTNEGSSL; encoded by the coding sequence ATGACAACCGTGCGCGAGCAGCTGTTCCGAGTAAAACCGGTACCGAAAGAACTCAGCGAGTCCGAATCCGGTCTGAAGCGGTCCATCGGCCTGTTCCAGCTCACCCTCATCGGTGTGGGTGGCACGATCGGCACCGGCATCTTCTTCATCCTCTCCGAGGCGGTGCCGATCGCGGGCCCCGCGGTGATCTGGTCGTTCGTGATCGCCGGCATCGTCGCCGGGCTCTCGGTGCTCTGCTACGCCGAGCTCGCCAGTAGCGTCCCGGTCTCGGGCTCGTCCTACTCCTATGCGTACAGCACGCTCGGCGAGATGCCGGCCATGGCGGTCGCCGCCTGTCTGCTGCTCGAGTACGGCGTCTCGACCGCGGCTGTCGCGGTGGGCTGGTCGCAGTACGTGAACCAGCTCATCAACAACCTCTTCGGGTTCGAGCTGCCCCACGCGCTCTCCTACGCGCCCGAAGAGGGAGGCATCATCAACCTCCCCGCGATCCTGCTGATCGCCATGTGCGCGATCCTGCTGATTCGCGGCACCACCGAGTCGGCCGTCACGAACACCATCATGGTGCTCATCAAAGTTTCCGTGCTGTTCTTCTTCGCGGCGATCGCCTTCACCGGCTGGCAGGTCGACAACTTCGCGAACTTCGCCCCACTCGGCTTCGCCGGCGTGATGGCAGGATCCGGCATCATCTTCTTCTCGTTTGTCGGGCTCGACGCCGTGGCCACCGCGGGCGACGAAGCGAAGAACCCCCGCCGCAACCTGCCGATCGCGCTCATCTCGGCCCTCGTCATCGTGATCGTCGTCTACGTCATCGTCGCCATGGCGGCGCTGGGCGCGCAGCCGAGCGCGGACTTCGAGGGCCAGTCGGCCGGGCTCTCCGTGATCCTGGAAAACCTGCTCGGGGCCAGCTGGCCCGGCACCGTCGTCGCCGCGGGCGCCGTGATCTCGATCTTCTCGGTCACGCTCGTGGTGCTTTACGGCCAGACCCGCATCTTGTTTGCGATGTCGCGTGACGGCATGGCGCCGAAGATCTTCCAGAAGGTCAACCCGCGCACCATGACCCCGGTCGCGAACACGGTCATCGTCTCCGCGATCGTCGCGGTGCTCGCCGGCGTGCTCCCGATCAACTTCCTCGCGGAGATGACGAGCATCGGCACCCTCGCCGCGTTCCTCGTGGTCTCGATCGCCGTTATGGTGCTGCGCAGGCGCGAGCCGAACCTCGAGCGCAAGTTCCGCGTTCCGTTCTACCCGGTCGTGCCGATCCTGTCGATTCTCGGCTGCCTCTGGATCATCAAGGATCTCCGCCCCATCACCATCATCGTGTTCGCCATCTGGACCGCGCTCGTGCTCGTCTGGTACTTCTTCACCGGGCGCAAGAACTCGACGCTGGGCAAGCAGCTCGAACAGGATCGTGCCGTCGAGGCGCTCCGCGCATCCAACCACTCCACCAACGAAGGGTCATCACTGTGA
- a CDS encoding IclR family transcriptional regulator, translated as MVATPESPAPARAAVDGSRSQTLSRGLEALEILADAGSPMSIADLAAGLGLHRSNAYRILRTLEDHRFVLRDAAGLIRLGPKIALLAHGVSSSLQQAARPELTGVANELGATAFVAVLDYDSVLTLLSAEPDRAHAAIAQRPGTRHPIGLGAPSHAIESILTPTERAAFPEGTVPSRKPLDAGYAISQDEVIPGLTSIAVPLRLTGEPAAAIAIVYVGLSLSNEAIAERLRLAASRITTTLGSLARG; from the coding sequence ATGGTCGCCACCCCCGAATCCCCCGCGCCCGCGCGCGCGGCGGTCGACGGATCCCGCTCACAGACGCTCTCCCGCGGGCTCGAGGCGCTCGAGATCCTCGCCGACGCCGGCTCCCCGATGTCCATCGCGGACCTCGCCGCGGGCCTCGGGCTGCACCGATCGAACGCCTACCGGATCCTGCGCACCCTCGAAGATCATCGCTTCGTGCTGCGGGACGCCGCGGGGCTCATCCGCCTCGGGCCGAAGATCGCGCTGCTCGCGCACGGGGTCTCGAGCTCGCTGCAGCAGGCCGCGCGGCCCGAGCTGACGGGGGTCGCGAACGAACTCGGCGCGACGGCGTTCGTCGCGGTGCTCGACTACGATTCGGTGCTCACCCTGCTCAGCGCCGAGCCCGACCGCGCCCACGCTGCGATCGCGCAGCGCCCGGGCACCCGTCACCCGATCGGGCTCGGGGCGCCCAGCCACGCCATCGAGTCGATCTTGACCCCGACCGAACGTGCGGCTTTCCCCGAGGGCACGGTGCCCTCGAGGAAGCCGCTCGACGCCGGGTACGCCATCAGCCAGGACGAGGTCATCCCTGGGCTGACCTCGATTGCCGTACCGCTGCGCCTCACGGGCGAACCGGCAGCCGCCATCGCGATCGTCTACGTGGGCTTGAGCCTCTCGAACGAGGCCATCGCCGAGCGCCTGCGGCTCGCGGCGTCACGCATCACGACCACGCTCGGCAGCCTCGCGCGGGGCTAG
- a CDS encoding universal stress protein — MSIVVGVAPGHSTEAAVHLGVLLARSYREDLVIASVIAQSWPPSRQSKDPAYQQALRERAEAAIAAARAVVPEDIVVTEVVANASSARKGLLQVSEEHHAVRLVVGASRDAEHGQLTLGSISQGLLQSAHLPVAIAPHGFTIAAHDRLSRITAAYSGSETSGELILGAAAIAADAGVGIRIASFAMRPQAITTAAIGLDIQDEVIEEWESVIRAHTDELLGAIADLSRQPVAAEVSVGVGGTWGEAMRSIEWLENEVLLVGSSSLGALARVSLGSHATKILRHSPVPVVVVPRKATEAYAAQVDTLSSNQ, encoded by the coding sequence GTGAGCATCGTCGTAGGCGTCGCGCCCGGTCACTCGACCGAGGCCGCCGTGCACCTGGGTGTGCTGCTCGCACGCTCGTACCGCGAAGACCTCGTGATCGCCTCGGTGATCGCGCAGTCCTGGCCGCCGTCGCGCCAGTCGAAGGACCCGGCGTACCAGCAGGCGCTGCGCGAGCGGGCTGAAGCGGCGATCGCCGCGGCACGGGCCGTCGTGCCGGAGGACATCGTCGTGACCGAGGTAGTGGCGAACGCGTCCTCGGCGCGCAAGGGCCTCCTGCAGGTGAGCGAGGAGCACCACGCGGTGCGGCTCGTCGTCGGAGCCTCCCGCGACGCCGAGCACGGTCAGCTCACCCTCGGCTCGATCTCGCAGGGCCTGTTGCAGAGCGCGCACCTGCCGGTTGCGATTGCCCCGCACGGGTTCACGATCGCGGCGCACGACCGCCTCAGCAGGATCACCGCGGCCTACAGCGGCTCGGAGACGTCAGGGGAGCTGATCCTCGGGGCCGCGGCCATCGCGGCAGACGCCGGCGTCGGGATCCGGATCGCGTCGTTCGCGATGCGGCCGCAGGCGATCACGACCGCCGCGATCGGCCTCGACATTCAGGACGAGGTGATCGAGGAGTGGGAGAGTGTGATCCGCGCCCACACCGACGAGCTGCTCGGCGCGATCGCTGACCTGTCGCGCCAGCCCGTGGCCGCCGAGGTCTCCGTCGGCGTCGGCGGCACCTGGGGCGAGGCCATGCGCAGCATCGAGTGGCTCGAGAACGAGGTGCTGCTCGTCGGTTCAAGCAGCCTCGGCGCGCTCGCGCGCGTCTCGCTCGGCTCGCACGCGACAAAGATCCTCCGCCACAGCCCGGTGCCGGTCGTCGTCGTGCCGCGCAAGGCGACCGAGGCGTACGCCGCCCAGGTCGATACGCTGTCAAGCAACCAGTAA
- a CDS encoding aminotransferase class I/II-fold pyridoxal phosphate-dependent enzyme — MTANTSMDEQTTLALSPRATLDSWRPGAGPVPERHLRAPYADALARHASIAPLHLMVPGHGCVTDEMSALLHDFVGERAALRDIPPMIDGIDMAGDEPLAEASHLAAEAWGAKRAWFLSNGASQANRTAAIAVRGLGDRILAQRSAHSSFSDGILAAGLTPSFVLPTVDGVHGISHNVSPEMLAAALNTAALAGETPAAVYVVSPSYFGSVADVRGLADVAHSHDIPLIVDGAWGPHFGFHEALPESPARLGADLVVSSTHKLAGSLTQSALLLLGHGAYADALEPLIERAFTMTSSTSASSLLRGSIDVARLALVTGHARIGASIEVAERFRALLRADDRFGVVSDHFLELPDTVEVDPLRVPIDLSAAGVSGHWMRDRLIAQHDIYFEMATATTLVAVIGAGKAPDVARVLSALGDVVDSPAAAAERLRHAADVAFPPLPAPGALRMLPRDAFFAATDLVPAALAIGRVSADTLAAYPPGIPNLMPGEEITAEAVAFLTAVAASPSGYVRGAFDPEVSKLRVVRG; from the coding sequence ATGACCGCAAATACGTCAATGGACGAGCAGACCACGCTCGCTCTCTCGCCCCGGGCCACCCTGGACTCTTGGCGCCCAGGTGCGGGCCCCGTCCCCGAGCGCCACCTCCGCGCGCCCTACGCCGACGCGCTCGCTCGCCACGCCTCAATCGCGCCCCTGCACTTGATGGTCCCCGGGCACGGCTGCGTCACCGACGAGATGAGCGCCCTCCTGCACGACTTCGTCGGCGAGCGCGCCGCCCTTCGCGACATCCCGCCGATGATCGACGGCATCGACATGGCGGGCGACGAGCCCCTCGCCGAGGCGTCGCACCTGGCCGCGGAGGCCTGGGGCGCGAAGCGCGCCTGGTTCCTGTCGAACGGCGCCTCGCAGGCCAACCGCACGGCGGCGATCGCGGTGCGCGGCCTCGGCGACCGCATCCTCGCCCAGCGCAGCGCCCACTCGAGCTTCAGCGACGGGATCCTGGCCGCGGGCCTCACCCCCTCATTCGTCCTGCCGACCGTCGACGGGGTGCACGGCATTTCGCACAACGTCTCGCCCGAGATGCTGGCCGCGGCGCTGAATACCGCAGCGCTCGCGGGCGAGACCCCCGCCGCCGTGTACGTCGTCTCGCCCAGCTACTTCGGCTCCGTCGCCGACGTTCGCGGGCTTGCCGACGTCGCGCACTCCCACGACATTCCGCTCATCGTCGACGGCGCGTGGGGGCCGCACTTCGGCTTCCACGAGGCGCTGCCCGAGTCGCCGGCCCGGCTCGGCGCCGACCTCGTCGTCTCGAGCACGCACAAGCTTGCCGGCTCGCTCACCCAGTCCGCGCTGCTCCTGCTCGGACACGGAGCCTATGCCGACGCCCTCGAGCCGCTGATCGAGCGGGCATTCACCATGACCTCGTCGACCTCGGCGAGCTCGCTGCTGCGCGGCTCGATCGATGTCGCCCGCCTCGCGCTCGTGACCGGGCACGCCCGCATTGGCGCCTCGATCGAGGTGGCGGAGCGCTTCCGCGCGCTGCTGCGTGCCGACGACCGCTTCGGCGTGGTCAGCGACCACTTCCTCGAGCTGCCCGACACGGTCGAGGTCGACCCGCTGCGGGTGCCCATCGACTTGAGCGCGGCCGGGGTGAGCGGACACTGGATGCGCGACCGCCTCATCGCGCAGCACGACATCTACTTCGAGATGGCGACCGCGACGACGCTCGTCGCCGTGATCGGCGCCGGGAAGGCCCCGGACGTCGCGCGAGTGCTCTCCGCGCTGGGCGACGTCGTCGACTCGCCCGCCGCCGCCGCTGAGCGCCTCCGTCATGCGGCGGACGTCGCGTTCCCTCCGCTTCCGGCGCCGGGCGCGCTTCGCATGCTGCCGCGCGACGCGTTCTTCGCGGCGACCGATCTCGTGCCCGCGGCTCTCGCGATCGGCCGGGTCAGCGCCGACACCCTCGCGGCGTACCCGCCGGGCATCCCGAACCTGATGCCGGGCGAGGAGATCACGGCCGAGGCCGTCGCCTTCCTCACCGCGGTGGCCGCCTCGCCCTCAGGCTACGTGCGCGGCGCCTTCGACCCCGAGGTGTCGAAGCTCCGCGTCGTGCGCGGATAG
- a CDS encoding LysR family transcriptional regulator produces MLDMKRLRLLWELSVRGTVAAVAEALNYSPSAVSQQLAILEREAAVPLLRRTGRTLELTAAARALVAETEALLAGLERAEAALHRGLPEVSGTIRVAVFQTAVLAIMPQALRRLRALHPHLRVEMVQHEPESALHETWARGFDLVVAEQYPGHAAAHFTGLDREPLTEDLIQLALPATGSGDAEFDRARTLADAALLPWVMEPRGAASRHWAEQACRSAGFEPDVRYETADLQAHVRLIESGNAVALLPGLVHVGSTLRLRLEALAGEPRRTIFTAARAAGGAHPALAAVREVLGEEARALG; encoded by the coding sequence ATGCTCGACATGAAGCGGCTGCGGCTGTTGTGGGAACTCTCCGTGCGCGGCACCGTGGCGGCCGTGGCGGAGGCGCTGAACTACAGCCCCTCCGCGGTGTCCCAGCAGCTCGCGATCCTTGAGCGCGAGGCGGCCGTCCCCCTGCTTCGCCGCACGGGGCGCACGCTCGAGCTCACCGCGGCGGCGCGCGCGCTCGTCGCCGAGACCGAGGCGCTCCTCGCCGGGCTCGAACGCGCCGAGGCCGCGCTGCACCGCGGACTCCCCGAGGTCTCCGGCACCATCCGCGTGGCCGTGTTCCAGACCGCGGTGCTCGCCATCATGCCGCAGGCGCTCAGGCGGTTGCGTGCGCTGCACCCGCACCTGCGCGTCGAGATGGTGCAGCACGAACCGGAGTCGGCACTCCACGAGACGTGGGCGCGCGGTTTCGACCTTGTGGTCGCCGAGCAGTATCCCGGCCACGCAGCGGCCCACTTCACGGGCCTGGATCGCGAGCCGCTCACCGAAGACCTCATTCAACTCGCGCTCCCCGCCACCGGTTCGGGCGACGCGGAGTTCGACCGGGCACGCACCCTCGCTGACGCGGCGCTGCTCCCGTGGGTGATGGAACCGCGCGGCGCCGCCTCCCGGCACTGGGCGGAACAGGCATGTCGCAGCGCCGGGTTCGAGCCCGACGTGCGCTACGAGACGGCCGACCTCCAGGCCCACGTGCGCCTCATTGAGTCCGGGAACGCCGTCGCCCTGCTGCCCGGGCTCGTCCACGTGGGCAGCACCCTCCGCCTCCGGCTCGAGGCCCTGGCCGGCGAGCCCCGCCGCACGATCTTCACCGCCGCACGGGCCGCGGGCGGCGCCCACCCCGCGCTCGCCGCCGTGCGGGAGGTGCTCGGCGAGGAGGCGCGGGCGCTCGGGTAG